One stretch of Prunus persica cultivar Lovell chromosome G1, Prunus_persica_NCBIv2, whole genome shotgun sequence DNA includes these proteins:
- the LOC18792311 gene encoding fasciclin-like arabinogalactan protein 14, whose protein sequence is MEHRASSLLFFFFLAVFLAFFSSPSSVSAFNITKLLEKQSDFSNFNNLLSQTKLADEINRRSTITILAVDNGGAGGLSGESSDMAKKILSVHVVLDYYDQDKLKKIFKSNKSATLTTLFQSTGQARREQGFIKVSVNNGQISFESAAKGGNGNSVNFVKSVVSQPYNISVLQVGSIINVPDMESSSSGPASSPKSAKAPSPSKSKKDDSDDEAPSSSDEAPAPSKHKGKGKGNDKSSPPVSADSASDSTAPTPSAPAPSAASRTREIMAVGAGVVIMGLVSLLAA, encoded by the coding sequence ATGGAACATAGAGCCTCttccctcctcttcttcttcttccttgccGTCTTCCTTGCATTCTTCTCGTCACCCTCCTCTGTCTCTGCCTTCAACATCACCAAGCTCCTCGAGAAGCAATCCGACTTCTCCAACTTCAACAACCTCCTCTCCCAGACTAAGCTCGCCGACGAGATCAACAGACGCAGCACCATCACCATCCTCGCAGTGGACAATGGCGGTGCGGGAGGCCTCTCCGGGGAGTCTTCCGATATGGCCAAGAAGATCCTGAGCGTCCACGTGGTGTTGGACTACTACGATCAGGACAAGCTCAAGAAGATCTTCAAATCAAACAAGTCCGCCACTCTCACAACTTTGTTCCAGTCGACAGGTCAGGCAAGGCGGGAGCAAGGCTTCATCAAGGTTTCGGTGAACAACGGACAAATTTCCTTCGAGTCTGCAGCCAAGGGCGGGAATGGCAACAGTGTAAACTTTGTTAAGTCGGTTGTTTCCCAGCCCTACAACATTTCAGTGCTTCAGGTGGGGTCCATTATTAATGTTCCTGACATGGAGTCGTCCTCCTCGGGCCCTGCCAGCTCACCCAAGTCTGCCAAGGCCCCAAGCCCCTCGAAGTCCAAGAAGGACGACTCTGATGACGAAGCTCCAAGCTCGTCAGACGAGGCTCCAGCTCCGTCAAAGCACAAAGGTAAGGGCAAAGGAAATGACAAATCCTCGCCGCCAGTATCTGCTGACTCAGCTTCAGATAGTACAGCGCCCACGCCTTCGGCACCTGCGCCCTCTGCAGCTTCACGCACTCGTGAGATCATGGCCGTTGGTGCCGGGGTGGTGATCATGGGGCTGGTTTCGCTTTTGGCTGCTTAA
- the LOC18791901 gene encoding replication protein A 32 kDa subunit A isoform X2, translating into MFSSSQFDSTSAFSGGGFMASQSTQFGDSTPSPAKSRETHGLVPVTVKQISESHQSGDEKSNFVISGADVANVSVVGMVFDKSERNTDVGFTIDDGTGRIKCRRWVNENFDSREMQEIEDGMYVRVNGHLKVFQGVRQIVAFSVRPVKNFDEVTFHFIECIHTHLQTSKLQLQGNSATQPQSVDSSLSTPVRSGSSGYQTAPSNQFSGQVSVDGIKGCDQLVLDYLQQPSSIGKEKGIHRDELSQHLKVPVEKILEAIRSLEEEGLIYSTIDEFHYKSAAYG; encoded by the exons ATGTTCTCAAGCAGCCAATTCGACTCCACCTCCGCCTTCTCCGGCGGCGGCTTCATGGCTTCTCAGTCTACTCAGTTCGGTGATTCCACTCCATCTCCGGCCAAG AGTCGCGAGACTCACGGGTTGGTTCCTGTGACAGTGAAGCAGATAAGCGAATCCCATCAATCTGGTGATGAAAAGTCAAATTTTGTAATCAGCGGGGCAGATGTTGCTAAT GTATCGGTGGTTGGCATGGTATTTGATAAATCTGAAAGGAACACTGATGTTGGTTTCACTATTGACGATGGAACAGGGCGAATCAAATGCCGAAGATG GGTGAACGAGAATTTTGACTCAAGAGAAATGCAGGAAATAGA AGATGGAATGTATGTTCGTGTTAATGGACACTTGAAAGTCTTTCAAGGTGTTCGACAAATAGTTGCCTTCTCCGTGAG GCCTGTGAAAAACTTTGATGAAGTTACCTTTCACTTCATTGAATGCATACATACCCACTTACAGACATCAAAGTTACAG CTGCAAGGAAATTCTGCAACTCAACCTCAGTCTGTGGACTCATCTCTTAGCACTCCTGTGCGGAGTGGGTCAAGTGGATACCAGACAGCCCCATCAAACCAA TTCTCTGGGCAAGTTAGCGTTGATGGGATAAAGGGCTGTGATCAGTTGGTCCTTGACTATCTGCAGCAGCCTTCAAGCAT TGGAAAAGAGAAGGGGATACACAGAGATGAACTTTCCCAGCACCTGAAAGTCCCTGTGGAAAAGATAtt GGAAGCAATCAGGTCTCTTGAAGAGGAAG GCTTAATATATTCCACGATTGATGAGTTTCACTACAAGTCAGCAGCATATGGCTAA
- the LOC18793796 gene encoding flowering-promoting factor 1 yields MPTPQSTILFSFSLPLKEYFPLVFICPFDTYKYPFPPSSFATTQHNSIHFLILSLISKQTAFASIYPPPKKTKALATTKERRNTMSGVWVFKNGVIRLVENPQAETSSRKKALVHLPSGQVVSSYSTLEQILTGLGWERYYGGDPDLFQFHKRSSIDLISLPRDFSKFNSVYMYDIVIKNPNIFHVRDM; encoded by the coding sequence ATGCCCACACCACAATCCACCATCCTTTTCAGTTTCTCCCTCCCACTCAAAGAGTATTTCCcccttgtttttatttgtccCTTTGACACATATAAATACCCCTTCCCCCCCTCCTCTTTTgccacaacacaacacaattcaattcatttccttatcctctctctcatctccaAACAAACAGCATTTGCATCAATTTACCCTccacccaaaaaaaccaaagcacTAGCTACtaccaaagaaagaagaaacacAATGTCTGGGGTTTGGGTTTTCAAGAACGGGGTGATTCGTCTGGTGGAAAATCCACAGGCTGAGACATCTTCTAGGAAGAAGGCCTTGGTGCACTTGCCAAGTGGACAGGTGGTGTCGTCCTACTCGACGCTCGAGCAAATATTGACCGGGTTAGGGTGGGAGAGGTACTATGGAGGCGACCCCGACCTCTTCCAATTCCACAAGCGATCTTCCATTGACCTAATCTCTCTCCCCAGAGACTTCTCCAAGTTCAACTCCGTTTACATGTACGATATTGTCATTAAAAACCCCAACATCTTCCATGTCCGAGACATGTAG
- the LOC18791901 gene encoding replication protein A 32 kDa subunit A isoform X1 produces MFSSSQFDSTSAFSGGGFMASQSTQFGDSTPSPAKSRETHGLVPVTVKQISESHQSGDEKSNFVISGADVANVSVVGMVFDKSERNTDVGFTIDDGTGRIKCRRWVNENFDSREMQEIEDGMYVRVNGHLKVFQGVRQIVAFSVRPVKNFDEVTFHFIECIHTHLQTSKLQLQGNSATQPQSVDSSLSTPVRSGSSGYQTAPSNQFSGQVSVDGIKGCDQLVLDYLQQPSSIGKEKGIHRDELSQHLKVPVEKILEAIRSLEEEGLIYSTIDEFHYKSAAYG; encoded by the exons ATGTTCTCAAGCAGCCAATTCGACTCCACCTCCGCCTTCTCCGGCGGCGGCTTCATGGCTTCTCAGTCTACTCAGTTCGGTGATTCCACTCCATCTCCGGCCAAG AGTCGCGAGACTCACGGGTTGGTTCCTGTGACAGTGAAGCAGATAAGCGAATCCCATCAATCTGGTGATGAAAAGTCAAATTTTGTAATCAGCGGGGCAGATGTTGCTAAT GTATCGGTGGTTGGCATGGTATTTGATAAATCTGAAAGGAACACTGATGTTGGTTTCACTATTGACGATGGAACAGGGCGAATCAAATGCCGAAGATG GGTGAACGAGAATTTTGACTCAAGAGAAATGCAGGAAATAGA AGATGGAATGTATGTTCGTGTTAATGGACACTTGAAAGTCTTTCAAGGTGTTCGACAAATAGTTGCCTTCTCCGTGAG GCCTGTGAAAAACTTTGATGAAGTTACCTTTCACTTCATTGAATGCATACATACCCACTTACAGACATCAAAGTTACAG CTGCAAGGAAATTCTGCAACTCAACCTCAGTCTGTGGACTCATCTCTTAGCACTCCTGTGCGGAGTGGGTCAAGTGGATACCAGACAGCCCCATCAAACCAA TTCTCTGGGCAAGTTAGCGTTGATGGGATAAAGGGCTGTGATCAGTTGGTCCTTGACTATCTGCAGCAGCCTTCAAGCAT TGGAAAAGAGAAGGGGATACACAGAGATGAACTTTCCCAGCACCTGAAAGTCCCTGTGGAAAAGATAtt GGAAGCAATCAGGTCTCTTGAAGAGGAAGGCTTAATATATTCCACGATTGATGAGTTTCACTACAAGTCAGCAGCATATGGCTAA